One Corynebacterium tuberculostearicum DNA window includes the following coding sequences:
- a CDS encoding SLC13 family permease encodes MTTPHTHESTAHTEGDEAPGAPRSEWRRQFIGLFIGLGLAVLVFFIFPSNAIETVQGSAGADPEAEYTLSAIRTVAAVTILMGVWWMTEAIPLAATALLPLVIFPLAGVGTIKEVGAPYASATIFLFMGGFLIALALQRWNLHRRLALYVVKIIGTSPKRLILGFMLATGFLSMWVSNTATAVVMLPIGTSVLALTAETVGGWDKQKKFATALMLGIAYSASIGSLGTLIGTPPNAFLNAYMADTWGVTLGFGRWMAVGVPLAVIFLLIAWALLITIFKPEMKDIPGGRELINDEIKALGPWTRPQIMTGIIFVLAAAAWVTLPLVLKKFENYDDAIVGIAAGTLLFILPADNQRRIRLLDWKTANEMPWDVLLLFGGGLSLSSVFNSSGLSLWIGEMAKGLSVLPVVLIVSAVAALVLFLTEITSNTATAATFIPIMGGVAVGVGLTADGDINVLLLTIPVALAATCAFMLPVATPPNAIAYGSGYVKIGEMIKGGLGLNIIGIFLITLTVYLLAVPIFGLSI; translated from the coding sequence ATGACCACCCCGCATACTCACGAATCTACCGCCCACACCGAAGGTGACGAGGCCCCCGGGGCGCCGCGCAGCGAGTGGCGCCGCCAGTTCATCGGCCTTTTCATCGGCTTGGGTTTGGCCGTACTGGTCTTCTTTATCTTTCCCTCGAATGCGATCGAGACCGTACAGGGCTCCGCGGGTGCAGATCCGGAAGCCGAGTACACGCTTAGTGCCATCCGCACCGTCGCCGCAGTAACCATTTTGATGGGCGTGTGGTGGATGACCGAGGCCATTCCGCTCGCCGCCACCGCGCTGCTGCCGCTGGTCATCTTCCCGCTCGCCGGGGTGGGCACGATTAAGGAAGTAGGCGCCCCATACGCGTCCGCCACCATTTTCTTGTTCATGGGTGGCTTCCTTATCGCGCTTGCCCTGCAGCGCTGGAACCTGCACCGCCGCCTAGCGCTGTACGTGGTGAAGATCATCGGCACCTCGCCCAAGCGCCTGATCTTGGGATTCATGCTGGCCACCGGCTTCTTGTCCATGTGGGTATCTAATACCGCCACGGCAGTGGTGATGCTGCCGATCGGTACCTCGGTGCTCGCGCTGACCGCGGAAACCGTAGGTGGTTGGGATAAGCAGAAGAAGTTTGCCACGGCACTGATGCTCGGTATCGCGTATTCCGCCTCCATCGGTTCGCTGGGTACGCTCATCGGCACCCCGCCGAATGCCTTCCTTAATGCATATATGGCCGATACCTGGGGCGTGACCCTCGGCTTTGGCCGGTGGATGGCGGTTGGTGTGCCGCTCGCCGTGATCTTCTTGCTGATTGCCTGGGCCCTGCTTATCACCATTTTCAAGCCGGAGATGAAGGATATTCCAGGCGGGCGCGAGCTCATTAACGACGAAATTAAGGCACTCGGCCCCTGGACCCGCCCTCAGATCATGACCGGCATCATCTTTGTCCTCGCCGCCGCAGCCTGGGTTACCCTGCCTTTGGTCCTCAAGAAATTTGAGAATTATGACGATGCCATCGTGGGTATCGCCGCCGGCACCTTGCTCTTTATCCTGCCCGCGGATAACCAGCGCCGCATCCGTTTGCTGGACTGGAAGACGGCCAATGAAATGCCGTGGGACGTCCTCCTGCTCTTCGGCGGCGGCCTGTCGCTGTCCTCGGTCTTTAATTCCTCCGGCCTGTCCCTGTGGATTGGTGAGATGGCCAAGGGGCTAAGCGTCCTGCCGGTTGTCCTCATCGTCTCTGCCGTGGCTGCGCTGGTGCTCTTCCTGACGGAGATCACCTCCAATACCGCGACGGCGGCTACGTTTATCCCGATTATGGGTGGTGTTGCCGTGGGCGTGGGGCTTACTGCCGATGGCGATATCAACGTCCTTCTCCTCACCATCCCGGTGGCCCTCGCGGCAACCTGCGCATTCATGCTTCCTGTCGCTACCCCGCCGAACGCCATTGCCTATGGTTCTGGCTACGT